ACGACTTTGGGCGATCTGATAGACGATGGATTCCGCGGCCTTGGAGTAGGTACGTTCGTCATCGAATTGCTTCAGCCAGTCGATTGCTTGCTCGGTATTCTGCCTGGCTACCTTTTCCATCACCGTGCCCAGCATCCTGTCGCTCCACTCGCCGGGTTCCTGGCTGAGGACAAAGCTGGCGGCGGCCAGCGCATCCTGGTCTGTCCAGGCGCGGTAGAAATCCTCGGCCCCGCGTCGCCAGGCATCGTCCGTGGAGGGGGAGTCGAAGAAGCTCTCGGCCAGTTGCAGGTAGTTGGCATCCTCTGGCAGGGCGGAGACCGCATCGCGCACGCTGTCGCTGCGTGTGGCGGAGGGAGTACCGGCGGCATTGACCTCCCGCAGCAGTGCCAGGGCGGCATCGGGATCCCGGGCGGCCAGGCCTTTGGCCATGCCGTAGCGTAGCTGCTGGCGTAGCCGGGGTGAGAGCTGCTCGGTCTCCAGGGCATCCTCCGGCAGCTGGATCTGCGCACCAGCATAGCTGATCCACTTCTGCAGGTGCAGCGAGTTCATGGAATTGTCCGGCTCCTCGACCCGCTGGGCGAAGTCCACGGCGGCCTCCGGGTGCTGGAGGAAGTGCGCTTTCACCGCGTTGTCGATCAAGGTCACGGCGCTAGGATAACCGGAGCGTCCCAGCAGGGTGACCAGCTCCGCGAGTTCGGCAGAGACTCCTAGCCGGGCCACTGTTTCATTGGCAAACTCCCGGTGCTTGCTGCCTAACATGAATTTGTCGTTCTCTTTGAAAAATTCCACCCACTCGCCGTGGAGTTCCTCCCGCAGGACCTGGCGGGACGCGCTGTCGTCAGGTCTGGCAGGCGTCGAGTGCTGGACTGGCTGCACGGCTTGCAGGTTATCCGGCTCTCTCTCTCTGGCGGCTTGTGTCGGTGCCGGCTGCTCAGCCGTGGTGGGAGATCCCTCACGTGGCGGCGACATGGCACGCCACGCGACAAACACAGACAAGAGGACGACGGAGAGAAGAAGGAACGTTTTCATAGCAAGGGCAGACGACTACACAGCCCCTATCCATAGCCCAGCACCAGCCCCCCGTCGAGCTGGTAGTTTGGAACCCCCTGCGGGGAGAATTGAGAATCAAGAATCAAGAATAGAGCCCAGCCACGTTGGAGCCCTGCTAGATGAAGCGTTTTCCACCACGGAATACACGGAAGACGCAGAAAGGCCGATAAGATGAAACCAATACGCGACCCGCGTTGGGGTAGGCCCCTGCGGGTTTGTCAGGGGGCAATGGAGGGTAGGAACCGTAGCAGGTAGGGAGTAGCGAGTAGCGGAAATTTCCCCGAGGAAAATTTCATCCATGTTTTATCTACCCAGTCTGCATGTGTGGCTGATCTCCGGTTTATCCGGAGAGGCTACTCGCTACTTCCTACTGGCTACGGTTCCGAATGAACTAAGCGGAAACTCAAGCCCAATGACTCATGACCAGCCCGCAGGGCTTACATCCCGTAGGGATGAGGGAACGAAGCGCGGCGGTAAGCTTGCTCCGGCAAGCGCAACCCCGGGAACCGGCCCTCCAAACAAAACCACCCCGGAGGGGTGGAGGAACGTTTCATCTAGTAGGGCTTCATCATGCCCGCATTCGTGAGATTCGTGCAATTCGTGGTAGAAATGCTAGCTCTAGCAGGGTAATCGTTTTCTCTAGCACCACTGATTCCTATGGCCTTCACCATTCCTGAACACCTCATCGTCCACCGGGCAAAGCACTGGACCATCAATCACCGCGTGGACACGGACATGCCGGGCTACCTCATGATCGGGGCCGCCGATAGCCAGGTGGAGCGCTTCCAGGACATCAGCGAGGAAGCATCGCTGGAGCTTGGCACGCTGATCGTGCAGGCCACCAGGTACGTGGAGGAAGAGCTGCAGCCGAAGAGGGTCTTCTGCAGCCGCTACGGTTACGACGACGGGCATTCGGTGCATTTCCACGTGATCCCCATCTATGCCTGGCTGGAGGAGGCATTCCTGCAGGACCCAGAGTACTCCAAACTCTTCTGCGATGGCTCCAGCCTCACCCTCTTCCTCTGGAGGGAATACATTGAAGCGGAAAACAAGAGACCCATCCACGGCCCCAGCGTGCAGGAAGCCATCGCGCGGGTGAAAACCCGGTTTGAGCCAAGGTGAGATGCGTCGCAGGGCGTTGTAGGTGCAAGCAGGGTTCCATCTAGCCCGATTCGTCAAATTCGTGCAATCCGTGGTGGAAATGCTTCATAGTGCCGGGTTCCAACTAGCCAGCCTTCCGTCACTTCCGTGTATTCTGTGGTAGGAAAGTTCCATCAAGTAGGGTAATCGTTTTCCCTCACACCTTTCACTTCGATGGCCAAAGACCCATACGAGAAATTCCCATCCCCTCGCCGGACAGCGCCGCTTCCCACGGAAAAGGATTTTGATCCATGCGGTGGTCATCTGGATGCGCAATGTGCCTGGCAGAACTTTGGCGGCCTCAGCCTGGAGCAGGCCTACGAGCTGTTCCTCACGCATTCCGCATACTACCAAGAGGACTTCATGTTCATGGGGGTGAAGGCATTCGACTACTACTTCCCGGTCATCGATCGATACATGCGTGAGGTGACAGGAGATGAGGAGGGCTACGACTGCGAGCTGTCCATACTAGGCTGCGGAGTCGCCGCGCAGCTGGAGTACAGCGGCTCAGGCATCAGCGACCGCCTGCTCGGCGAGATCGAACGGATTTCGGAATACGTCCTGTCGCATCTGGGGCAGTACTCCCCGGCCCCCAAGGACCAGCGCCGCATCGCACGCGAATGGAAACGCGTGGACGAGCAAATCGCCGCCCACAAAAGCAAAGGCTAGTAGAGGATGAATATTACCGAGATATTTTCACCAACCAAAGGGAAAGCGACAGACTTTTTGCCAAAAGATTTGTCTGTGGCTGATAAGAAGAAAATCATAGAAAACACAATGTATGTCAGCGGTAGCATGTTCGTGACTATGGTAGGCGCGAGTATTGCCCTCCTTGAGGAAGAGGGAGGGGAAGCGTTCTACAAAGACGATTCCACATATCATTTTTTGTCGAGGCTTAGCTATGATGATGAATCTTCAGTAACAGATTACAAAGCATGGTTTAATTTAGATCAGGCTAGTTATATACTAAATTGGATTCAAACCAGTAAATGCGTTAAAAGTTGGTCATCAGAAATGTCCTCTTTAATTAGCGTGTGGACAGAAATCGTGGAAAGTAAGCAATAACCATTCACGCATAACGCGTGCTCAGGTGGGGGAACCTTATTCAACGAGCATGGACGGGTTTTTGGAATAGTACTCATCCAGCATGCGGGCGAATAGGGTTCGCTGGCGCTCATCGAGATAGTGGTGTTTCCGGTTGCCATTCATCACGCCCTCGAGGTGAATGTGGGTGTACTGATTGGATAAATCATGCTCGATGATGAAGTCCGAGAGATCATGGATCGCCTCTAGATTACGCTTTTGGGCCAGAGCTTGTCGCTCTGGTACCAATGCAGGGTCTTTCTCCTCGTGGCACATGTAGAGGATCACAAACTTGCTGAGATCACTCGTGATCCTGTTTTCCATGGTATCGTTCTTCGCGCGCTCGGTAGAGTAGCCATAGCCCAGATACACGCAGAAGATAGCTAGGAGCACGGTGATCGTTGTGTGGATTCTTGTGGAGATTTTCATGAGTGGATGTTTTTCAATGTAGTCTAACAGGTCATCATAAACCACACCTAGTTTCATGAGGCCATCCCACAGGGATGCTCACTAGAGAACCCCAACGTGGGTTCCGTATCTTAGCCCGGCGGTTGCGAGCCGCAGGATCGCTACCCCGGGTATGTGGCAAAAAAACAACACGACCCCAACGCGGGTCGCGCAAATTCATCTAGCAGGGCTTCATTATGCCCCTATTCTTCGGTATAGCGGATCTTGAAGTGGAATAGGTTCAGGAGCGATTCTTTCTCGATAACGACCAACTCCATCACAAAGCTCTCGGTGCCATGGGTCCCTTTCATGATGAGTTTGTCGCCTTTTGAGTCGCTCAAGTTTTGAGTGATGGTGTAGCCGCTGTCTACAAAGCTATCTGTGATGTGATGGCAGACGCTCCCCAATGGGTCACCAAGAATGATTTTTCCTCTCACTCCGAGGGATAGTTTGGACTCATGCTTGTTATCGGCTCCACGGATACTCATCTCCTCGACTTCACTTTCCATCACCATAAACGGGCAGTCATCGAATAGAAAACTGTACAGCCCCACCTCCTGAACCGGAGTGAGCGGCTGGGTCTTCTCGCCACAGGCACAGAGAAGGGTGCAGAGAAGCAGTAAAAGGAATGATTTGAAGCGCATGGGGTGGGTACGTGATGTAAAACGACGGGGTTGTGCGACCTTGGGATGCTAGGGGCTTGGTGGATTAAGCCAAGGAGGTTTTTCAGCATTTTGGATTGAGAAAACCGGCGATCCTCAAGCTATCGGCAACCTTTGTATGATCAGAGGTAGATGCCAAGTCGTCTCTGAAAACCGGCGATCTTTCCGGCGATGTTTTGAAGCGGCTACGAGACGCTTGTTATTGGTCAAGGGTCAGGAGCCTTTGGACCTGCTTGATGAAACCAATACGGAACCCGCGTTGGGGTAGGCCCCTGTGGGGCATTACTGATTGGTGATTACTGATGACTGATGGATGTTCCCGGGGTAGCGACCCTTTGGCTCGCAACCGCCGGGCTAAGGTACGGAACCCCGTTGGGGTTCGCCCCTGCGGGGTGGGGGGAGGTGGTCTCCTTAGACGGTCGGGCAGAGGCTTTGGACGATGGAGGTGAGGGCGGGGCTGAGTAGCTGTGCGCGGAGATCGATGGGGGCGAGTTGGCCGTCTTCCATGGCGATGATGTTTCCCTGGTGGGTGTCTGAGACTACGATTTCCCTGCTGGGGTCGTAGTAGGCTATGTTGCCGTCGACCTTGAAGGGGAGCCAACCGGAGCTCTGGAAGAACTCGTGGATTTGTTCCTGGCTGGCTACTGCGCCCTCGATGGCGGGTTGGGTAATGAGGAGGCGCATGCCGCGAGGGGTGTCCAGCACTCCGAGAAATTCCACGGAGTCCCCGAAGAGTTCGTTGTGAAGGTGCCAGCGTTCCAGGTAGTCAATGGGTGAGCACTGGGGCTCCTCGTCCTGACGGTGGACGACTTTCATGCCAAAGTGGTTTGGCCAAGTGGCCTTGAGAAAGCTTGCCTGCTCTTCGCAGTACCAGACCTGGTGTTCATTACCCTCCGCAGTGGGCTGGGTGTCTAGGGTGTCTGGTGCTTGGGTGAGGAAGTGCTGGTGCCTGCCTGCGTAGGCTCGAAAGATCCCGACTTCCTCGGTGTAATAGGTTGTGCCGCCATAAAGGCGCGCACTTGCTTCACAGCTTTCACTGAGCTGCGCAACAAGTGGCGGGAGCGGGACTCCCTCAGTTTTTTGGCGTCGATCACGCATTTAAGCTACAATCTGTTGTGGATTTGAAAAGTAGATTTTTCGAGCCCAAGTGGCAAGCCGGGCTTCGCTCCATCAAGCCACGATTCGTCAAATTCGTGCAATTCGTGGTGGAAAAAAGTTTCATCAAGCAGGCCTTTATCCTTTCTCCTATATCCTTCTGACTCCCCGCAGGGGCTTCATCTAGCCGGCCCATTAACCAATAACCATTAACGATTAACAAATCATCATCAACAAATGTCCACGAAGAGGGCCTGGATGATGGAGTCGTCGAGGGGTTGGTACTCGGGGTACTTGGGGTTGGTGCTGTGGAGGTACCATTGGCCGGACTTGCTGATCAGGCGCTTGAGCACCATGCCGCCGCCCTCGCAGACGGCGTAGATCTTGCCCTCGGTTTCCTCGCCGGGGTGGACGCGTTTCATGACGATGAGGGAGGAGTCCGGGATTCCGGGTTCCATGCTGTCTCCGCAGACCTGCACGGCGAAGTGGTCGTCCGGGTAGCTGCGGTCCACGCGGATGAACTGCTTGGGTTCGTCCTCCCAGCGGAAGGGTTCGGTATAGAGGGCGGAGCCGGCGGAGAGGGAGCCGATGCAGGGCAGCAGGTGATGGCCGCTGGCGGGGGGGCTGGCCGTGGTGGTGGCGGAGGCGCGGCGGGTTTCCTGGCGCTTGGCCTCGCTGAGCTTTTCCAGGATGCTGGCGATGTAGACCACGCCGATGCGGCCCACCTTGCCGGGTTTGCCCGGGTCCTCGTGGGCGGCGCGCACCATTTCCTGGCCGAAGGCGATGAGGTCCTCGGTGGGGATGTAGGGCAGGGTGTAGGAGGAATGGTGGTCCTCCGTGTAGCGGGCCAGGTGGTCCAGCGCCATGGCCAGGTGCTCGTTCTCCTCCATGGCCTTGCCCAGCTGCAGGGCGAGCGGGGATACTGGTTCCCCGGAAGAGGTAACTTTTGTCAGGGTGATGCCCAGATACTCGCAGATTTTATCCACATTTTCCTCGCTCAGGGTCTTCAGGGTGCCGTTGAAAAGGCGCGTGGCCCAGTTCTTCTGGAAGCCCAGGTGGGCCGCTAGATCGGACTGGTTGATCCCCTTGTTCCTTATGCCAGAAAGGATGGAGGCGCGTACTGAGTTCGTGATTTTCATGCCGGGGGGAGTGTAGCCTAAAGAAAGTTACCTGAGAAGTAACTTTTTACTTGTCGCCGGGTTACATGTTAGGTAACTATATACCTGTGATGAGTGGAAAGTCAGTACTGGAAGTTCCGGAGGAACAGAAAATACGGATACGGAGTTTGGCGGATGGTGCAAACACGACAATCAAGGATGCCACCAAGGTGATCCTGGGGTGGGCGCTGGATCAGTTCGAGGGTGAGCAGGTGCGCCTGCAGGGTGTGTGTGTGGCTGAGCCAGTGGTGAAGGGAGGTTTGTCGTGAGTGGCTGCCGTGAACTGGAGCGCTTGCGCCAGGCGGTGGACACTGCGCCGGCGCCCCGCGGCTGGACCAAGTACCGGGCGGAGTTCTTCCGCCTGGTCAATGGGCTGGGCTATGGGGTGAAGGAGGCGGCGGATTTCGTCTCAGACGTGCTCGGGCACGGTGCGGACGAGAGACGCCGCTTCTACCTGGCGGCGCGCTGCTGGAGGAATCCGGAGCAGGAGAAAAGCAGAACAGTGGAAATGGAGAAGCAAGGATGAGAGGCAGGACGATACCGGATATTTACGATGCCATGGTGGCGATGGAGCAGGTGGGGCTGAGGCCGCAGTGCATGGCCATCCGCTGCCAGTGCGAGGGCTGTGGGGAGGAAATCCAGATCGATACCGGCGAGGCGCTCGCGGTGGATGCCTACATGGCGGACTGCTGCGGGGTCTACGGCTGGTGTGATGAGGAATACCTCTGTCCCGAGCATGCGCGCAGGCAGCGCGCGGCCCTGGCGGCGGATGAGGCCATGCTGGCCTGCAGTGGCAGGGAGGACGCGGCATGAGGCGCAGTACGGAGGAGCGCGAGCGGCTGGGCCTGGCGCCGGCACCGCAGCGCAATGAGCACCGCGGGTCTGAGCTGCAGCTGGGCCCCAGGCCCGTGCGCTCAGGCAGGCTGCTGAGCTGGGTGGCCTACGGGGGCACGGCAGCGGCCATGGCGGGGGTCCTGCGCTACCTGCTGGGCTAGCGCGGGCATAGCAAAGCCCCGGACCTTCTTCCCCGCTTAGAGAGAGAATCGTGTGTGTGTGACCAGTGTGTGTGTCGGCAGATCGGTTTCTCTAACAGGAAGGGCGGAGAGGTCCGGGGAATAACCCCCGAATAAAACCGAGAGGAGAGGGCTGGCCGTGTGTGTGCCGGCGTGTGGGCGCTGATGCGCGAGAGGAAGCATTTCCAGCTACCAGGAAACATTTTCAAACGATCTAACAGAATTAGTAAATAGAAAAAACCAATGATGATCAACCAAGGATGGATGAGTGAGAGAGAGGAGCCGCTGGATGTGGCTGAGGCTTGTGTGGCGAGTGTGAACTATCGCGTACGGCGCGGGGGATCGGTGCAGCGCATGGAGTTCCGCGCGCGTTCCACTCCGCTGGCCCTGCACAAGGCACGCCAGGCCATGGAGCGCCGCCAGGTGCATTCCTATGAGGTGGAGAATGTGAAGCGCCACGTGCGCCGCGCTTGCACCCAGCAGGACTCCGACGAGGAAGTGATGAAGGTGCTTATCTAACAGTATTATTCAAAGGTAAGTAAGTGAGTCGGTAACTAGGTGAGTAAGTAAGTAAGAAAGTAAGAAAAATTTTTCATAACGCGGAAGCTTGGTCCGCAGGAGTCGCTACCGCGGGGTGGTGGGGACCCCGGGTGGCGAGCAGCGATGCCGAGGTGGGTACTTGAGGGGAGTAGGGGCATCGCAGGTGGGGAGCGCATACCAGATCACGCTCATTTCTAACAAACTTATGTAGAAGAGAAAATGGCTTCCGCAGAACCAAAGCAAACATTCAAGCAGAGCAATGATGAAGTACGTGTGTGTCAGTACTGCCGAGGAGAGTCCCGTGTGTCCCAGTGACGCGCGGGGCTTGTCTCCCCACGGGCAGGTAAAGAATCAGGAGAAGGGGGTGAAGGCCCCAGTGGATGCGCGGGTGCAACGGGAGCTGCTGCTGGCGCTGTGTGTGGCCAGCCGCTTCACCGGCCTGCCGGATGCCCGCACCCTGCTGGAGGGCGCGCGGGAGAACCTGGACTACCGCGTGCGCAAGGCCCTCTGGGTAAGCTGCTGGCTGCTAGACCGGCGTGGCTGCCCGCACGCCATCATCCGCCGCGCCCTCAAGCTGGACAGCGACCAGGCCGTAGCCACCTGCGCCGCCACCGCCGAAAAAATGTGCGAGTTCCGCGCGCTAGAGCGCGCGCTCGATTCCCTCGCGGAAGCGAGGGAGGAAAAAGGATAGAGGAAAAAGGAGAAAGCCCTGCTTGATGGAACCCGGCACGATGAAGCGAAGCCCTGTGGGCTGTCATGGGTCAATGGTCAGGAGTCATTGGGCTTGAGTTTCCGCTTAGATCATTCGGTACCGTAGCCAGTAGCGAGTAGGAAGTAGCCACTCCGGATAAACCGGAGATCAGCCACACATGCAGACTGGATAGATAAAGCATGGATGAAATTTTCCTCGGGGAAATTTCCGCTACTTGCTACTCCCTACCTGCTACGGATCCTACCCACCATTGCCCCCTGACAAACCCGAAGGGGCGAACCCCAACGGGGTTCCGGATGTTAGCCCGGCGGTTGCGATCCGCAGGATCGCTACCCCGGGAACATCCATCAGTAATCACTAATCAGTCATGCCCCGCAGGGGCCTACCCCAACGCGGGTCGCGCAGGTTTCATCGTGCAAGGCTCATCAAGAAGCTCCCTATGACTCCTGACCAATGACAAGCGCCCAGCAGCGCTTCACCCCGGAGGGGTGGAAGAACAGGTTCCATCAAGCCGGCCCATTAACAAATAACCATTAACCAACAACGCACGCTCAGGTGGAGGAAGGTTACGCAACTACCCAGCCTTTATCCTTTTTCCTTTATCCTGATCACTTCCCCAACCGGGGAATCTAACCATTAACAAAACAATGCCTAAGAAGAAATCACCCGCATTCCAGTTTTACCCGAAGGACTACCTCTGCTCAGACAGCGTCATGCAAATGAGCATGCAGGCCCAGGGCGCGTACATGCGCATGCTCTGCAAGTGCTGGCTCAGCGGCACCCTCCCGGCGGATGCCAAGAAGATCGCCGTCCTGATCGGCTTCCCCACCATGACCCGCGCAGTGAGAGAGGCCATGCAGCTCTTCACCGTGGACCCGGATGACCCGGAAAGACTGCGTCACGATCGCCTGGATGAGGAGCGCGAGAAGCAAAAGAAGAACTCGCGAGCGCGTGCCGTCGCCGCGAAACTGCGCTGGGTAGAAAATAATGACTCCGAGCAAGTCGAGACAAAGTCTGAAACACTTTCTGAGGAAAACCCCTCTACTACGGGGGATACAGAGGATCAGGGGGATGCAATTGCATCCGTTTTGCATCCGCAAATCGATGCAAACGCGGAGCAAATGGTATGCACTACTACTACATCTTCATCTCCAACTACGGTAGTAGTTGAGAGAGAGAAGAAAAAAAGGCGACGGCGTGCGCCGAAGGAATCCGATTGCGAGGTCTATGCACGCAGTCGTGCCCCGGACGAGTGGAAGGAATTTGCAGGCAGCGTAGGCAGGGAGTTCTACGGCGTCTACGCCGGGCAGGATTGGTACAAGCAGACAGGAGAGGATCTCCTCTCTAACAAAAAATGGAAATACGTGCTCCAGGTCAGGCTGGAGGCAGAACTCAGAAAGGAAAACGAACGTGGCAAACGCTATACGCAAAGAAAAAAACATGCAGCAGGTGATCGAAAAACTGGAGGCAGCGGCAGCACAGACAAGCAGCCGCAGAGGGACAAGGCAGGGGCAGGCATCAGCGTCCGCTCGCTATAGGGGGCCGGAGAGCTGCCGGCATGAGCTGGTGGAGCATCGCTTCCCGCTGCGCCACATCGCCGCGCTCGAGCAGCAGGGCGGAGCCTCGCATGAGAAGATGCTCTCCCTCAGTGACCGCGTGGCCGCCGGGGATGCCCTCCTCATCCTCTGTGGAGACC
The sequence above is drawn from the Rubritalea squalenifaciens DSM 18772 genome and encodes:
- a CDS encoding DUF1376 domain-containing protein, with translation MPKKKSPAFQFYPKDYLCSDSVMQMSMQAQGAYMRMLCKCWLSGTLPADAKKIAVLIGFPTMTRAVREAMQLFTVDPDDPERLRHDRLDEEREKQKKNSRARAVAAKLRWVENNDSEQVETKSETLSEENPSTTGDTEDQGDAIASVLHPQIDANAEQMVCTTTTSSSPTTVVVEREKKKRRRRAPKESDCEVYARSRAPDEWKEFAGSVGREFYGVYAGQDWYKQTGEDLLSNKKWKYVLQVRLEAELRKENERGKRYTQRKKHAAGDRKTGGSGSTDKQPQRDKAGAGISVRSL
- a CDS encoding HIT family protein, with translation MAFTIPEHLIVHRAKHWTINHRVDTDMPGYLMIGAADSQVERFQDISEEASLELGTLIVQATRYVEEELQPKRVFCSRYGYDDGHSVHFHVIPIYAWLEEAFLQDPEYSKLFCDGSSLTLFLWREYIEAENKRPIHGPSVQEAIARVKTRFEPR
- a CDS encoding S24 family peptidase translates to MKITNSVRASILSGIRNKGINQSDLAAHLGFQKNWATRLFNGTLKTLSEENVDKICEYLGITLTKVTSSGEPVSPLALQLGKAMEENEHLAMALDHLARYTEDHHSSYTLPYIPTEDLIAFGQEMVRAAHEDPGKPGKVGRIGVVYIASILEKLSEAKRQETRRASATTTASPPASGHHLLPCIGSLSAGSALYTEPFRWEDEPKQFIRVDRSYPDDHFAVQVCGDSMEPGIPDSSLIVMKRVHPGEETEGKIYAVCEGGGMVLKRLISKSGQWYLHSTNPKYPEYQPLDDSIIQALFVDIC